TCGGGAATCTTGGGGTAACGCTCGGAACGACTTTGGGCGGTTGGATGATCGTAACGAAAGGAGTGGAATATAATCCGTGGATTGGTTTTGTATTTGGTATAATGGCTTTTCTGATGATGATTTTAAGGAGTTTTTACGAGAAAAAAGACAGCAGATTATTGATTTGCAAAGAATAAAATTGATGATGAAATGATTATCTTTGAAAGCAAATATCAGCAGCCATGTTGATGAGAAATGTAATGTTAATCATATGATAATTATAAACGAAGGACAACAGTTTGAAATTTCAGAAACACTTTTTGTTTTTGCCCTGGATTCAGAAGCCGGAAAGGTTTTTAATGATAAAAATAAATTAATTACAGGCATCGGAAAAGTAAATGCCGCGATGGAATTAACGAAAGAAATTCATCGAAAAAAGCCAAAATTAATTATTAATCTGGGGTCGGCAGGAAGTAAAAATTTTCATAAAGGAGACGTAGTTTGCTGTACAAAATTCATTCAGCGGGATATGGATGTAAGAGGTTTGGGATTCAGTTTATATGAAACTCCGCTTTCAGGAATTCCTCCCGTTTTAGAATATGGTTTGCAAAAAGAAAACCTGCCCGAAGGTATTTGTGGAAGTGGTGACAGTTTTGAAATGAATCATTCGGAAACGGCTTATAATATTGTTGATATGGAAGCTTATCCATTGGCTTTAATTGCGATGAAAGAAGAGATTCCGTTTCTGTGCCTGAAATACATTTCGGATGATGCAGGAAGTGATGCAGCGGACGATTGGGCGGTTCAGGTTCATCTTGCTTCGGAAGCTTTTAATAAAATTTTATTTTCATAAACTTATAAAATCTGGAGAATTTTCTTCAGATTTTGTTTTTATTATTGTTTTCCCGCGATTTAAACATTTAGCAAAATTTAATTTTTAAAATGAAAGTCAATTTCTACAAGCCTCACAATCATATCCTTGCAAAATATATTGAAGGATATTATTTTATGCTTAAGGATGATACCGATAGCTTGGATTATCTTACTTTTCCGGATAATTATTTCATCATTTCTGCTTGTCAGAATGTGTCTTTTTCTCGTGAAAATAATAGAATAGGAATTGACCGGTCAAAAGAAGAAAATGTTGTAATTGACTTTGTTTCGCGTTGCAATTCACCTGTGGAAGTTCATTATACGAAATCGATTAATGAAGTCACAATTTACTTTAAACCATTAGGAATTTATCATTTTTTTAATTCCTATGAATGTAAGCTCTTACAAAACGAAATTATTTCCTCTGAATTTAAAGATTTCATGAAAATTATTTTAAGCGAAACAGATCAGAACATTCAAATTGAAGAACTGGAAAATTATTGGCTTTCAAAATTCAATGAAAAAGATTTAAATAAAATTGAAGAAATTTTTCAGGATTTTGATTCTGATTTAAAAATTGAAGAAATAGCAGAAAAACATTTGATTTCAAGACAATATTTAAATAAAATTTGTACAAAATATTTGGGAAAACCAGCTTCAGAGTTTAGAAAAATACAGCGTTTCAGAAATTCTGTAATTCAGAATAAAAACGTGAAAAATTTAACTGAGCTTTCTTATGAAAATTTGTTCTATGATCAATCCCATTTCATTAAAGATTTTAAGGATTTAACAAAAATTCAACCTAAAAAATTTTTCGAAAATGTAAATACTGAACAGAAAAACATTTGGTTTTTTATATAAAATTTGTTTTACATTTTTATGACGCAAAGTTTTACTTTATAGATGTAAATATTTGAGTGAGCAAAGAGTAATCAACAAATTGATTTATTGAAGCGTTTTTTTAAGCTTCGCGAAGCAAATTTTATTTGCCTTTGCCATTTGAAAATAAGCTGTATCTAACAAAATCTTTGCGTTAAATAATATACATATCAAGAAAAAAAACTTGAGTTTCCATTTTTACAATTTTAACGATTTCATTTGAAATAATTTTGCTTAAAAATAAATGTCATTTCAATGAAAAAAATAAGCTTTCTGATTCTGATAGTTTTCTATTCATCAACATTTGCGCAAACGGATCGAACAGAAGTATTAACAGAAATTTCAGCAAAAATCAAACAAAATTATATTAATGAAGATGTTTTACAAAGTGTAGATTCATTATTTCAAAGTGAAATTAAATCTAAAGATTTCAATGCTTTACATGAAAAGGAATTTACAATAACACTGACTCAAAAATTAAGAACGGTAGCGAAAGACAAACATTTTTTCATTAAATATTTAGAAAAATATACACCTCAAAAAAAGATCAACGAAAAAGAGCAACAAAAACAAGATAACTTCCATAACAGCCTTGAAAATTTCGGTTTTGAAAAAGCAGAACGACTGGAAGGAAACATCGGATACATTAATTATAAAGGATTTGCAGAATTAAATTCAAGCAAAAAAGCTGCAGAAGCTGCTATGAATTTTGTGTCAAATACCAATTCGTTAATCATCGATTTAAGAGAAAATGGAGGCGGAGATAATGACATGTTGGTTTATTTCTGTAGTTATTTTTTTAAAGATAAAACCAATTTATATCAAACCTTTTTCCGAAATTCAGGGAAAACAGTTAACAATAAAATACAATCAAAAGTTTTAGGTAAAAAGTATCTTGATAAAAATATTTACTTCTTAACAAGCGAAAAAACATTCTCTGCTGGGGAAGCTTTGGCGTATTTTTTACAGGAAAGAAAAATGGCAAAAGTGATTGGCGAAAAAACGGGTGGAGCGGCAAATCCTGTTGATCCCTTTTTTATACAAAATAAATATCTTTTGTTGGTTCCGACAGGGAAAATTACTTCCATTTACTCAGGGAAAAACTGGGAGCATATCGGGGTTATTCCTGATCAAGAAGTAAAAGTTGAAAATGCTCTGAAAGTCGCTTACACATTAGCTTTAAAGGAAATTTTAAAAAATAAAACAAAAACAGAACTTTCTGAAACAGAAATAAAAAATCTTATCACTAAATTAGAAGAATAATTCAAGAAATAATGACGTCGATTACAATAAAAAAAGCTTCCATAGAAGATTTGGAAACCATTCAAAATATAGGAAGAGAGACCTTTTACGAGACTTTTGCGGAACATAATTCCGAAGAACAAATTCAACAATACCTTACCGAAAGTTTTGCTTCGGAAAAAGTTATTAATGAGTTAAACGATCCTGATTCTCAATTTTTTATTGCGTATGAAGCAGAAGATCCGATAGGATATTTAAAAGTTAATTCGGGAAAAGCACAAACCGAACTTCAGGATGAAACTTCTTTAGAAATTGAAAGAATTTATGTAAAAAGCTCACATCACGGAAAAAAAATTGGTCAGCTTTTATACGATAAAGCTTTAGAAATTGCTTTGCAGGAAAAGAAAAAATATCTTTGGTTAGGTGTTTGGGAAGAAAATTTGAGAGCGGTTAATTTTTATAAAAAGAACGGATTTATAGAATTTGCTCAACATATTTTCAGACTTGGAAATGATGAACAAACTGATCTGATGATGAAAAAAGTCTTAGCATAAATCTCAAATTTCATAAATCTCAGCATCGGTAAAAACATAAAATCTTCCTTTTTTAGGGAGATTTTTCGTATCCAATCCGGTAAATTCACTGAAAGCAGGAAGTAATAACTGGTCATCTGTAATAACAAAACAAGGTAATTTTATTTTTTTAACGGGAGAATTAATAACAAATCCAGGATGAATATGACCCGTAATTTGAAATTTTGGTTGATTTTTTTCAAAATCATGGATGAAAATAAAATCATCTATTTCTAGCGTTTCATCTTTAAAATTTAAACATAATTTTGATTCTAATTTTTTGGAAATTTTATCATGATTTCCTTCAATTAAATAAAATCGTAAATCAGGATATTGATTTCTCCAAATACAAAAATCATCAACATCTGAATTGTCACCGGCATGAAGTAGATCGCCGACAACAATAAATTTTTCAGGTTGAAAGTATTCTATTAAAATAGATAATCGTTCCAAATCATTTTTCATAATTTGATTGGCTAAAGCGATTCCGTTTTTACGAAAATGAGCTGTCTTGCCAATGTGTAAATCAGACAAAATCAATGCTTTTTCTTTTTTCCAAAAAACTGCACGCTGATTGGTTAATGTGAAAATTTCGTTTTGGATTTTTATATTTTTCGTTGATATATTCATTTAACTTAAAAACATTTAGATTTTAAAATTGACAATTAATTTATTGACCATTCATAAGCTTATTTCACTTTTTTCGCTTGCTGAATGAGTTTCTGGATTCTCGCGTCCAATCCTTCACTGGAAAGCGTTTGCCGCAAACTATCCACTTTAATAGGAAAGCTTAACGGGGTGAAAGTATTGGCAAATTTCAAAATAATTTTTGATTTTTCGATTCGCTTAAAGGCTTCAACTAAACGTTGCTCCTGCAATTGTGCATTGAAAACCTCAGTGTAAGACTGCCGAACAAGAAAATGATTAGGATCGTAATCCTCCAAAACTTTAAAAATCAATCCTGCAGAACTTTGCAGAGATTTATTCGAACGTTGTTTTCCTGCATAATTCTGAATCACCATTCCAGAAATTACCGCAATGTCGCGGAATTTTCGGCGAGCCATTTCCGCAGAATTAATACTCGAAATAACATCGGTCATCAGATTTTCTCTGGTTAAAATTTTATGCAGATTTTCTTCATTTAACGGAATTTCTTTATCGCTGAATAATTCAAAACCATAGTCATTCATCGCCATAGAAAAGGAAATAGGAGCCAGTTTTGAAATTCGGTAAGCAATTAAAGCGGACATTACTTCATGCACTAATCGACCTTCAAACGGATACATAAATAAATGATACCCTTCGCGGTTTTTAATCAGTTCCACCAAAAATTCATCTTCTTTTGGAATATGTGAACGTTCTTCTTGATTTATCAGTAATGGATGTAAGAATTTCAGTTCCTTTTCCGAAGCTTTTGGATTTAAGGCTCCTGATAATTTTTCTCTTAAAAAATGTCCCAAATTGGAACTCAATGGTAATCTTCCACCAAGATAGCTTGGTGCAAATGCTTTTCCTTTTGCCGCGCGAACATACACCGTCATATCTTTGATCATGGCGACTTCCAATACTCTTCCGGCTAATATAAATTTTTCTTCTTTTTTTAATTTTGAAATAAAATATTCCTCAACCATTCCGATATAGCCTCCTGAAATAAATTTCACTTTCAGCATCGCATCACTTACAATGACACCCATATTCATGCGGTGAAGCATGGCAATTTTTCTTGAAGTAACTTTATACAAACCGTCTTCCATAATGACGATTTTATGGAATTCTTCATAACTTTTTAGAACACTTCCACCAATGGTAAGAAAATCGAGAATATTTTTCCATTCTTGATCGGTCATTTCCTGAAAAGCATATACTTTTTTAATTCTTTCATGCAATTCATCAGGATAAAATCCATCACCAATCGCTAAAGTCATTAAAAATTGAACCAAAACATCAAAACACAAAACTTGTGGCTCGCGCGGTTCTATTACTTTTTGTTTTACCGCTTCCTTCAGAGCTGCTACTTCAATAAGTTCCAGAGAATGAGTGGGAACGCAATAGATTTTCGAAGTTTCAAAAGGGGAGTGACCACTTCTTCCGGCACGTTGCAAAAATCTCGCAACACCTTTTGCAGAACCGATTTGAATAATCGTATCCACAGGTTTAAAATCAATTCCCAAATCCAGAGACGAAGTAGAAACTACCGCTTTTAATTTTCCAGAACTTAAATTTTCTTCAATCCAGATTCGTAAATGAGCATCGATCGAACTGTGATGAATAGCGATTTGTCCCGCAAAATCAGGGTAAGCATTCAACAATAATTGATACCACATCTCGCTCTGACTACGGGTATTTGTAAAAACAATCGTAGATTTAGACTCTAAAATAATTGGAACTACTTTATCTGCTAACTTTTGTCCAAGATGCCCAGCCCACGGTAAAATTTCAACTTCATCTGGAAAAACAGGAAGAATTTCTATCTTTTTCTGTTCTTTGGCTGTAATTTTTGTTTTCTTAATGTCATAAGGGATTAAAACTTCCATAGCTTCATCAAGATTTCCAATGGTTGCTGTAATTCCCCAGATCTTAAGTTTAGGAACATATTTCGTCAGTTGAGAAATTCCCAATTCTACCATGACACCGCGTTTTGAGCCTAATAATTCATGCCATTCGTCTACCGCAATGCATTTCATTTCTTTGAAAAAACGTTCATGATTTTTTTGTCCCAAAAGCAAATGCAGACTTTCAGGAGTAACCACCAAAATTTCGGGCATATTTCTAACCTGTTGCTGACGAACTTTCGGGTCGGTATCGCCATTTCGAACTCCAACCATCCAATCCAGACCAATTTCATCAATGGCTTCCTGCATCGCTTTTGCAATATCTTTTGAAAGGGAACGAAGCGGAGTAATCCAAATCATTTTCAAGCCCTTTTTATACTTTTCGGGATTGTTTAAAAAATTCGTTAATAAAGCTAAAAAAACGGAAAATGTTTTTCCAAAACCTGTCGGTGCAACGACCATTCCACTGTAGCCATTTTCAAATTTTTGCCAGGTATCCAACTGGAATTTAAAAGGAGAATTACCTTTATCAGCCATCCATTGTTGAATGACCTTGAATCCGTTGGTATTTTCAAAATTGCTCAAATAATTGGTTTTATAATTTAAGAGTCTTCGACTTCGCTCAGACTGACATCTCTAAAAATTAATCATTTAGTATTAGAATTGTTACATTGGGCGCAGTCCAAACGTATATTTATTTTATCAATTTCTTAATCTCTTCAATATCATCAATTTCATCCACTGTTTTGTCTTTTCGCCATCGTTCAATCCTTGGAAAACGTAGTGCCACACCGCTTTTATGTCGGTTACTGAAACCAATTCCTTCAAATGCAATTTCAAAAACAAGTTCGGCTTTTACAGTTCGAACGGGACCGAATTTTTCGATCGCATTTTTATTGACAAACTTGCTGACTTCCATAATTTCTTTATCCGTTAATCCGGAATATGCCTTCGCAATCGTGACTAATTTATCTTCACTTTTCACAGCAAAAGTGTAATCGGTATAATATGCACTTCTTCTTCCGCTTCCTTTCTGAGCGTAAATAAGAACGGCATCAATGGTTAACGGATTGATTTTCCATTTCCACCAATCGCCTTTTTTTCTTCCGGAATGATAAGGAGAATTTTTCTGTTTTAGCATCAAACCTTCACTGTTGATCTCTCTTGAATTTTCTCGGATTGGGTTTAATTTTTCCCATTGATCAAACTCGATGGCTTGAGAAATTTTTATGTTTTCTGGATTTTCATTTAACAATAATTCTTCCAACATCGCTCGTCTTGCAGAAATCGGTTTGTCGCGTAAATCGTTGTTTTCAAGTTCCAATAAATCATAAGCAAACACTTCAATCGGAATTTCGGAAAGCATTTTTTTAGTTAAAGTTTTCCTGTTTAACCTTTTTTGTAATTCGTTAAAATTTAAAACTTTACCATCCTTTACCGCAAGTATTTCTCCATCTAAAACAAAGTTACCTTTCATGTGCTGTACCACTTCTTTAATCTCAGGAAATTGTTCTGTAATGAGTTCTTCACCTCTCGACCAAATGAAAACTTCATCGTTTCTGCGAATAATCTGTCCGCGAATGCCATCCCATTTATATTCAATCAGCCATTCCTCAGGACTTCCAAGTTCCTGCAATTCTTTTTCTAAAGGATAGGCTAAACAGAAAGGATAAGGTTTTGAATTGTCGGGGTTAATTTTTTCAGCCGAAATCAACTCTTTGAATGAAATTTCATCAGGCTGCCATTTTCCCATTAAACTGTGTGTTAAAGCACTTGATTCTTGTTCTGAGAACTTAGTTAAAGCATTAATCAATGTTTTATCGGAAACTCCAATCCTGAAGCTTCCGCCTAATAATTTGTTGAAAATCAGTCGTTCTGTATAATCTAAACCATTCCAGGAATTCAGAACAAATTCTTTTTTCTCAATATCTGTTTTATTTTTTAAATCAATAATAGCATTCATCCATTCGGATAAGGATTGCTCAATTTTTTTCGTCGGAGTAGGCAAAATCAACGAAAGAGTTTCACCGAGATCTCCAACCGAAGAATAGCTTTCCTGAAACAGCCAAAACGGTAAATGCGTAATTTCCAAAGCCCATTCTTTCATATAATTTGTATTTACGTTTCGTTTCGGTCTTTTTCCCGTAAACAAAGCGATAAACCATACTTTATCTTCATCTGGTGCACGTTCCAGATAATCAATAATCGCATCAATTTTGGCATTGGTTTTATTGGTGCTTTCCAAAGCGTTGATTAAATCTGCAAAATGTTTCATCTGGAAATTTTTATATTTTCCAGGGTCAGCTGCAACGCCACAAATATTTTTGTGATAAAGTGTATTTTGTATAAGCGTTTCATACCTCTGGATTTTCTATGGTTTCTTTTTCCGTTACTTCCTCGTCATCATCGCCATAAAGCGTTTCTACCACATCAGATTTTATTCCGATTTCGTTTAAATATTTAGAAAAAACTTCTGTTTGTCCGTGCGTTACATGAACAATTTCAGCTTCAGTGGCTTTTATGGCTTGTAATAATCCTTTCCAGTCGGCATGATCACTCATCGGAAAACCCGCGTCGGCACTTCGCCATCTTCTGGCACCGCGAACCTGCATCCAGCCTGAGCAAAGGGCAGTTGCCGCGTTGGGAATTTTTTTAATTACATTAGAATCCAGCAAAGAAGGGGGAATAATCACGATTTCATCTTGTAAATGTTTTACACTTTCTCTAAAATCAGGAATTTCATAATCGGGAAGTTTAATTCCAACGTTTTCAAACGCTTCATTCAGTTTTCCGATGGAGTAGTGAACATGAATTTTTCCTAACCCTTCAACGGCTTTCATAATTCTTTGAGCCTTTCCTAAAGAGTAGCCGATAAACACAGACGTTTTTTGATTTTCTTTATTTCTTAAAACCCAGTTTTGAAGTCTTTTATTAAGATCATCCACTTCCAGCCAATTGTAAATCGGAAGTCCGAAAGTACTTTCCGTGACAAATTCATTGCATTTCACCAATTCAAAAGGGGTACTTAAGCCGTCGTTCTGAACTTTATAATCTCCGGAAACAACGCTCACATATCCTTTATATTCCATTCGAATTTGCGCAGAACCAATGATATGACCTGCAGGATGAAGCGAAACTTTTACGCCATTAATATTGATAACTTCACCATATTCCACGCTTTGACATTCAATATCTTCACTGATTCTTTTATGCAAAATAGGTTTGGTAAAATGGTGACAGAGGTATTTTTTCATTCCCCAGCGTGCGTGATCGGCGTGACCATGCGTGATCACCGCCAAATCAACAGGCCGCCAGGGATCGATGTAGAATTTCCCTTGCGGACAATAGATACCTTTGTTTGTAAATGTAATAAGTTTCAAGTGATGTGGTGTTATAGATACTTTTATTATTCAAAAACCTAACCAATTCTATAACTTATAGTAAATTTGTTCATTCAACATCAGAAATAATAGAAAAAATGTCGCAATCTTCCGCAGAACCTTTGCTTACTTACTTTAATGAGCTTATTCCTTTGAAAAGTGAAGAAAAAAAGCTGGTGTCTGAACTTTTTAAACCAAGATTATACAGAAAAAGACAATATGTTTTGCAGGAAGGAGATGTTTGTCATCATTTTAACTTTGTGGTAAGTAGCTGTTTACGAATGTATAAAGTGGATGAAAAGGGAAATACTCATATTATTCAGTTTGCTTCTGAAAATTGGTGGATGATCGATATCGGAAGCTTTCATCATAAAAAACCTTCGGCGCTTAATATCGATGCGTTAGAAAATACGACCGTTTTACAGATCAGTTATGAAGATTTAATTTCATTGTATATTAATTATCCAAAATTTGATAAAATTTTCAGAGTGCTGATTGAGAATAGCTTTGTAACGCTTCAAAACCGCCTGCTTCAGAATATCAGTTCTACGGCGGAAGAGCGCTATCTTTCTTTTCTTGAAACCTATCCGCATCTTTCCAATCGATTGCCGCAGACTCAAATTGCTTCATTTTTAGGGTTGACTCCTGAGTTTTTGAGTAAGCTTAAAAGCAAGCTTCTCCGATCAAAATCTTAATCTGGATTAAGACTATTTCTTAATGTAGTTCATTGTTATCAAGCCGCTTTTCTTCTGAAATTTGCCTTATAATTTTAAAAGAAAAATAAAATGACAACATTAAAAACAGCCGTTATCGGTTTAGGAAATATCGGGCAGGCTATCGCAGGAAATTTAGCAAAATCAACAAGAGATTTTATTGTCGCCGACAGAAATTTTGATAGAGCAAAAGAACTTTCTGAAAAATGGGGAAATCATGTTCAAGCTGATGATATTGCTCATGCCGTGAAAAACGCAGATCTTATTATTCCGGCGATTCCGTTTGGAGCTATCGAAGAATTTTTAAAGCAATATGCTTCCGATCTTGAAGGGAAAATCATCATCGATCCGTCCAACGCCATTGCTCCGGATGAAAACGGAGGTTTTAAAAAGATCATCGGAGCAGAAGAATCTGCGGGCGAAATCAATGCTCAGTTTTTACCTGAAAATGCAAAATTGGTAAAAGCTTTGGGAACTTTAGGAGTTGCTTCTTTGGCTGAAAAAGCCTATCAAAATCCGAAGCAGACCCTTTTTTATGCTTCTGATGATGCAGATATTGATGGTGAAATCGAAGAATTGATCCGTGATAATGGGTTTGATGCTCTGAAAATTGGTGGTTTAAATGAATCAGCTAGAATTGAAGTGTTTGGAGATATCCACGAATTCGGAGCATTGGGAAAAACGGTAACCTTGGATGAAGCTCAGCAAAAACTGTAAGATGTTGAAAAGAATTTTAATTTTATTGGCAGTCTCTTTTTCTATTGCGAATTTATCTTCACAAACCATTCGTTTTGATAATCAGGAATTTGAAACGGTAAATGTAAACGCGTCTATTGTTAATTTCAATGGAGAAAAAGTATTAAAAGCTGAAAGAGATTTGGATAAAGTTCCGTTTGACATCAATCGATTAGAAGAAACTGTAGACGAACCTACATTTCTGAAGCTGAAAAATGTAAATCTTAAAAACGGAATCATTGAAATGAAAGTGTTGGCTCAAATACAAAATCCTTCGCCATTCGAGGCTTCGCGCGGATTTATAGGAATTGCTTACAGAATTAATGAAGATAATTCGCAATTTAAATCCATTTATCTTCGTCCCAAAAACGGGCGTTCAGACAATCAGATCCAAAGAAATCATTCGATTCAATATTTCTCTTATCCGAATTTTAAGTTTGAAAAATTACGTGATCCAAAATATTCCGGGCAGTATGAAACGTATGCAGATATGGGTTTGAATGAATGGATTACGATGAAAATTGAAGTCAAAGATCAACGGGCAACGCTGTATCTGAATGACCAAAAATATCCGTCTTTTATCGTAGACCGAATGTTGGGAACTCTTAAAAACGGAAGCATTGGTTTGAGAGTTGACATTGGAACGATTGGCTATTTTAAGGACATAAAAATTACAAAGTATTGAAAAATAGTTTGTATAATTTCTAATTTGTTGTTATTCCGAAAGAAAAGTCTTTCGGAATTTTTATTTTAAATCTAAACTCTTCTGCAAATCGCTCCATGCTCCACCATTATGAACATGCTTAAAGCCTTTTTCCTTTAAAATATGCTCAACTTTTACACTTCGAAGACCGTGGGAACAAACGGTAATATAGGTTTTGTTTCGGTCAAGTTCCGTATATCGCTCACGAATGGTTCCCAAAGAAATATTGATGGAACCATTGATATGATCCGTTTCATACTCTTTTTCCGTTCGCACATCTAGAATAACAGCTCCTTTTTTTATCAAAGTATCTAAACCTTCATCAAGCGTTTGGTATCTGTATATTCTGTAAATGATATAGATGGTAAGTACAATTCCGCAAAAAATCAATGTATTTTTCATAATTTGCTTAAAATTTTTTTGTCAATATAAAAAGTTCCAAACGGAATAATACACGCCAAAAGTACTTTCCAGGTCGTTTCTTTAAACTTCCATTGTTGCTCGATCCCAACACTTAATGTATTGAATAAAAAAAGCAGAAATAAGGTTCCGTGGATCGGCCCCATCATTTTAACGAGCGAAGGATTTTCGAATCCATATTTCAACGGAACTGCGATGAATACTAAGGTTAATAATGAAATTCCTTCCAGAATGGCAATTATTCTTAATCTTCCGATTTTTGTTTTAAATAAATCTGTCATAATTATCTGAAATAAGGTCTGTTAGCAAGAGGTGAAAAAGGCCACGGAATAGCCATGAAAATAATGATGAGTGCTATTGTAAAATAAATCAGCATTATTTTAAACTTCTCTTTATCAGTTGATTTTCTTTTGGAAATTGCCGATCCGATGGTGATTAAAACAATAGAAAAAAGCATGAAGAAAATATGAATCAATCCGAAAAACAACAGATCTAAAGATTGTTTTGCTTCACCGAAATTCTTCCAAAAATATTTAATGATCGGACTTTGAGAATATAAGAGTATTCCCAAAACGAGTTGGATGTGAGCAATAGTTGCCGTCCAATGTCTTACGGAATCATCAGTTTCTGAAAACTCCTTGTCTGCAAAATATCCTTTACACGCTCTAAAAATAGCATATAAAATACTCAGCAACACGAGCCAGCGAAAAGTAGAATGAAGAAAAGTAATGCTTTGGTACATCATCAAATTTTTAAGATATAGCAAAGGTAAAGTAAAAACATACTAATTAGTATGTTTTTTGATAAAAAAATTATTGCAAAGTTTTAAAATAAGATTTAAGTTGCTGTAAATAAATTAGATAAATTGATTTGTTGCTTTCTAATTTTCCTAAATTTCGTATTCCCCAATAACCCGAAAGTACAAATACAGCAATTCCTTTTGCATTTAAGCCTTCTTTTATTTTACCATTTTCCATTCCTTTTTCAATCGATTGAATCATTGTATTTTCCCATTGCTGAGACAATTCATTCAATGCTTTTGTAAACTCAACATTCCAAGGAGCCATTTCCTGAGTAAAATTAGAAGCCGGACAACCGTATTCAACTTTTAAAAATTCATTATCAATCAGCAAATGATACATCATCTGATAAATGT
The sequence above is a segment of the Chryseobacterium sp. MYb264 genome. Coding sequences within it:
- a CDS encoding 5'-methylthioadenosine/S-adenosylhomocysteine nucleosidase family protein; protein product: MIIINEGQQFEISETLFVFALDSEAGKVFNDKNKLITGIGKVNAAMELTKEIHRKKPKLIINLGSAGSKNFHKGDVVCCTKFIQRDMDVRGLGFSLYETPLSGIPPVLEYGLQKENLPEGICGSGDSFEMNHSETAYNIVDMEAYPLALIAMKEEIPFLCLKYISDDAGSDAADDWAVQVHLASEAFNKILFS
- a CDS encoding helix-turn-helix domain-containing protein → MKVNFYKPHNHILAKYIEGYYFMLKDDTDSLDYLTFPDNYFIISACQNVSFSRENNRIGIDRSKEENVVIDFVSRCNSPVEVHYTKSINEVTIYFKPLGIYHFFNSYECKLLQNEIISSEFKDFMKIILSETDQNIQIEELENYWLSKFNEKDLNKIEEIFQDFDSDLKIEEIAEKHLISRQYLNKICTKYLGKPASEFRKIQRFRNSVIQNKNVKNLTELSYENLFYDQSHFIKDFKDLTKIQPKKFFENVNTEQKNIWFFI
- a CDS encoding S41 family peptidase, translated to MKKISFLILIVFYSSTFAQTDRTEVLTEISAKIKQNYINEDVLQSVDSLFQSEIKSKDFNALHEKEFTITLTQKLRTVAKDKHFFIKYLEKYTPQKKINEKEQQKQDNFHNSLENFGFEKAERLEGNIGYINYKGFAELNSSKKAAEAAMNFVSNTNSLIIDLRENGGGDNDMLVYFCSYFFKDKTNLYQTFFRNSGKTVNNKIQSKVLGKKYLDKNIYFLTSEKTFSAGEALAYFLQERKMAKVIGEKTGGAANPVDPFFIQNKYLLLVPTGKITSIYSGKNWEHIGVIPDQEVKVENALKVAYTLALKEILKNKTKTELSETEIKNLITKLEE
- a CDS encoding GNAT family N-acetyltransferase; protein product: MTSITIKKASIEDLETIQNIGRETFYETFAEHNSEEQIQQYLTESFASEKVINELNDPDSQFFIAYEAEDPIGYLKVNSGKAQTELQDETSLEIERIYVKSSHHGKKIGQLLYDKALEIALQEKKKYLWLGVWEENLRAVNFYKKNGFIEFAQHIFRLGNDEQTDLMMKKVLA
- the pdeM gene encoding ligase-associated DNA damage response endonuclease PdeM, coding for MNISTKNIKIQNEIFTLTNQRAVFWKKEKALILSDLHIGKTAHFRKNGIALANQIMKNDLERLSILIEYFQPEKFIVVGDLLHAGDNSDVDDFCIWRNQYPDLRFYLIEGNHDKISKKLESKLCLNFKDETLEIDDFIFIHDFEKNQPKFQITGHIHPGFVINSPVKKIKLPCFVITDDQLLLPAFSEFTGLDTKNLPKKGRFYVFTDAEIYEI
- a CDS encoding ligase-associated DNA damage response DEXH box helicase — its product is MSNFENTNGFKVIQQWMADKGNSPFKFQLDTWQKFENGYSGMVVAPTGFGKTFSVFLALLTNFLNNPEKYKKGLKMIWITPLRSLSKDIAKAMQEAIDEIGLDWMVGVRNGDTDPKVRQQQVRNMPEILVVTPESLHLLLGQKNHERFFKEMKCIAVDEWHELLGSKRGVMVELGISQLTKYVPKLKIWGITATIGNLDEAMEVLIPYDIKKTKITAKEQKKIEILPVFPDEVEILPWAGHLGQKLADKVVPIILESKSTIVFTNTRSQSEMWYQLLLNAYPDFAGQIAIHHSSIDAHLRIWIEENLSSGKLKAVVSTSSLDLGIDFKPVDTIIQIGSAKGVARFLQRAGRSGHSPFETSKIYCVPTHSLELIEVAALKEAVKQKVIEPREPQVLCFDVLVQFLMTLAIGDGFYPDELHERIKKVYAFQEMTDQEWKNILDFLTIGGSVLKSYEEFHKIVIMEDGLYKVTSRKIAMLHRMNMGVIVSDAMLKVKFISGGYIGMVEEYFISKLKKEEKFILAGRVLEVAMIKDMTVYVRAAKGKAFAPSYLGGRLPLSSNLGHFLREKLSGALNPKASEKELKFLHPLLINQEERSHIPKEDEFLVELIKNREGYHLFMYPFEGRLVHEVMSALIAYRISKLAPISFSMAMNDYGFELFSDKEIPLNEENLHKILTRENLMTDVISSINSAEMARRKFRDIAVISGMVIQNYAGKQRSNKSLQSSAGLIFKVLEDYDPNHFLVRQSYTEVFNAQLQEQRLVEAFKRIEKSKIILKFANTFTPLSFPIKVDSLRQTLSSEGLDARIQKLIQQAKKVK